The Tistrella bauzanensis DNA window GCATTGTCGGGATCGATCGAGACCGCGCGTTCGAACAGCACACGGGCATGTTCGTCCACCTGCCCGCCCACCGCGATCACCTCGGCGGCGGCGGCGCTGGTCAGCAGATCGACATCGTCAGGGGTCAGCGCCAGGGCGCGGGCGAAGGCGCGTGCCGCCTCATCATGGCGGCCAAGGCTGGTCAGCGACCGGCCAAGCAGGGTCCAGCCGCGCGGATCCTCGCTGTCGGCAGTCTCAAGACGGGTCGACAATTCCTCGGCCAGCCGCGCCAGATCGGCATCGCTGCCGGCCGCCGCAACCGGGCGGGCACCGGCCGGCTGGTCTGGCAGGCCCGGATTGCCGATCCGGACATACAGGCCGACCGCGACCAGCGGCACCACCACGATCAGAATTGCCGACAACCGGTTGGCGCGGCGGCGCTCCTTCGAGCCCGAGGCGACATGATGGGGCTGCGCACCACGCGCGCCATCCGCCGCCAGCAACCGGCGCTGGATCTCCAGCCGGGCGGCGATGGCCTCCTCGGCGGTCAGCCGGCCCGATGCAAGCTCGCGCTCCACCTCGGCAAGCTGGTCTCGATAGATCGCGATATCGCCCAGCCGGGCCGCACCGCGCTCACGCGCACGCCCCTTCAGCACCGGCAGCAGAAGCACGGTCAGGCAGATCAGGGTGGCAAGCGCGATCGCCGCCCAGAACCAGATGCCGGATATCATCAACGGGGCTCTCTATCCTCAGGCGTATCGTCACGACCGGCGGGTTCGTCGGCGGCGGCGGGCTTGTCGGCAACCGGTTCCTCATCCACGGCGGGCACATCGTCGACAGGCGCGGCGTCGACGGGCGCGTCGGTCAGGGGCGCATCGACCACGTCCACGTCCCTGGCGGAGGCGTCACCCGCGGCCGGCAGGTCCGCCGGAACCGGCGTGCCATCATCCATCAGCCGGGCCAGTCGCCAGGCCTCGTCGTCATCCAGCGGCCGTGCAAAGCCATCCTCGGCCGCCTTGGCCGCATAAGCGCGGCGCTGGCGGCGGATGAAGGCGATCACGATCACCGCACCGGCCAGCAGCACCAGCGCCGGCGCCGCCCACAGCAGATAGGTGGTGGGCTTCACCGGCGGGCGCATCAGCACCCAGTCGCCATACCGCTCCACCATGAATGCCAGGATCTGATCGCGGCTGCGGCCCTCGGCCACCTGCTCGCGCACGATCTGGCGCAGGTCGCGGGCAAGTTCGGCGTTGCTGTCCTCGATCGACTGGTTCTGGCAGACCAGACAGCGCAGTTCCTTGGAAATCTCGCGCGCCCGACGCTCTTCGGCCGGATCGGCCAGCGGTGCCTCGGGTCGGCTCAACGGCCCCGGCGCCACACTGCCCGGCGCCGGCATCGCCTGGGGCACGCGCGGCGAGGGCGCATCGGTCTGCTGGGCCAGCGCCACCGGGCTGGCGGCCGGCAGCAGCACCGGGGCCGCCAACAGGGCGGCGACGCAAACGATCAAGACGCGGTACCGCCTGTGGCCCACCCCGCTCATTCCGCCGCCTCGCGCAGCAATGGCCGGATACGCGTCTCCAGCGCCTCGGCGGTCAGCACCCCGATATGCTGGGCGATGATATGCCCGCGACCATCGATGACGAAGGTCTCGGGCACGCCCGAGATGCCGAATTCGATGCCGGTGCGGCCATCCAGATCGGCGCCGATCTGCGCGTAAGGGTCGCCGTGACGATCCAGCCAGCGCCGGGCATCCTCGGGCCGGTCCTTGTAATTCACGCCCACGATCCGCACGCCGTCCTCCCGCGCCATCTTCATCAGCTGCGGGTGTTCCGCCAGGCAGGGCACACACCACGAGGCAAAGAAATTCACCAGCACCGGCCGGCCGTCGGCCAGATCCGCGGCCGCGAGGCCCTCATCGCGGCCCTCGATCGGCGGCAGGTCGAAGGCCGGCACCGGCTTGTCGATCCGCCCCGACGGCACCGCGCGCGGGTCGAGCTCCAATCCGGTCATGAACACGGCCGCCAGGGCCACGAACACCAGCACCGGCAGCACATAGATCAGGCGTCGCAGCATCTGTCAGCAGCTCACTCGGCGGGAACGGTGCCGGGGGCCGGGTTGCGGGCGCGCCGTGGCGCGCCCACTCTCAGGCGCCGGTCGCTCAGCGATACCATGCCGCCGGCGGCCATGACCAGCGCCCCGGCCCAGATCCAGGGCGTGAGCGGGTTGTGGTACAGCCGGAAGCTCCATTTGCCGTCCACCGGCTCGGCACCGGCCAGCGCCACATAAACGTCGGTGACGCCGTTGGTGCGGATCGCCGCCTCGGTCGTCGTGGTGCCCTGGGTGGGGTAGAAGCGGATTTCAGGCGTCAGCTTGCCGACCACCCGGCCGCCGATCATGGCGCCATCGACTGTGCTGCCACCGGATATCAGCCGCAGATCGGCCATGGTGCTGCGGTAATTCGGCCCAGGCTGCTGGCTGACGCCACGGAATTCCAGCGTCCGGCCGCCAATCTCGGCGCGATCTCCCGGCGCCAGGGTCACGGTGCGCTCCGACTGCCAGATCGAGGCGCCGGTGATGCCCAGCACCAGGATACCGACACCGCAATGGGCAATCGCCGTCCCCCAGGCCGATCGCGGCAGGCCACGTGCCCGCCGCCAGGCGCCGCCACGTCCCCCGCCACCACGGCGCGACCACACCCGCTCAACGATATCGGTCAGGCTCGCCGCCACCAGCCATACGCCCAGCATCATGCCCAAGGCGCCCAGCGCGCCATCCACGCCGAAGCCGCCGATCGCGAAGCCGGCCGCCGCCGCCAGCAGGGCCGCGACCATGGCGAAGCGCAGGCGCTGCAACACGGCGCCAAGATCACCGCGCTTCCAGGCCAGCGACGGTCCCATCCCGGCCACGATCAGCAGCGGTACGGCCAGCGGCACCACGGTGGCGTCGAAAAACGGCGGGCCCACCGTCACCTTGGTGCCGGCGAAGGCATCCAGGAACAGCGGATACAGCGTACCGATCAGCACGGTCGCGGCCAGCGCCGCCAGCAGCAGATTGTTGACCACGAGCCCGCTTTCGCGGCTGACCGGCGCGAACAGCCCGCCGGGCTTCAGCGCCGGCGCCCGCCAGGCATAGAGCGCCAGCCCCCCGCCGACCACCACACACATGAACACCAGCACGAACACACCGCGCGTCGGGTCGCTCGCAAAGGCATGCACCGAGGTGATGACGCCCGAGCGCACGATGAAGGTGCCAAGCAGGCTGAGCGAGAAGGTCAGGATGGCAAGCAGGATGGTCCACGACTTCAGCGTGTCGCGCTTTTCCACCACGATCGCCGAATGCAGCAGGGCGGTTCCCGCCATCCAGGGCATCAGCGAGGCGTTCTCGACCGGATCCCAGAACCACCAGCCGCCCCAGCCCAGTTCGTAATAGGCCCACCACGACCCCAGCGCGATGCCGATGGTCAGGAAAACCCAGGCGGCCAGCGTCCAGGGGCGCACCCAGCGCGCCCAGGCGGCATCGACCCGGCCCTCGATCAGGGCCGCGATGGCGAAGGCGAAGGCGATCGAGAAGCCGACATAGCCCAGATACAGGAAGGGCGGATGGAAGGCGAGGCCCGGATCCTGAAGCAGCGGGTTCAGGTCGCGACCTTCCGCCGGCGGCGGCATCAGCCGCTCGAACGGGTTCGAGGTCAGCAGCATGAACAGCAGGAAGCCGATCGCGATCATGCCCTGAACCGACAGCACCCGCGCCCTGAGGGTCGGCGGCAGGTTGCGGCCGAACAGCGCCACCGCGCCGCCATACA harbors:
- a CDS encoding cytochrome c-type biogenesis protein, translated to MIVCVAALLAAPVLLPAASPVALAQQTDAPSPRVPQAMPAPGSVAPGPLSRPEAPLADPAEERRAREISKELRCLVCQNQSIEDSNAELARDLRQIVREQVAEGRSRDQILAFMVERYGDWVLMRPPVKPTTYLLWAAPALVLLAGAVIVIAFIRRQRRAYAAKAAEDGFARPLDDDEAWRLARLMDDGTPVPADLPAAGDASARDVDVVDAPLTDAPVDAAPVDDVPAVDEEPVADKPAAADEPAGRDDTPEDREPR
- a CDS encoding DsbE family thiol:disulfide interchange protein is translated as MLRRLIYVLPVLVFVALAAVFMTGLELDPRAVPSGRIDKPVPAFDLPPIEGRDEGLAAADLADGRPVLVNFFASWCVPCLAEHPQLMKMAREDGVRIVGVNYKDRPEDARRWLDRHGDPYAQIGADLDGRTGIEFGISGVPETFVIDGRGHIIAQHIGVLTAEALETRIRPLLREAAE
- a CDS encoding heme lyase CcmF/NrfE family subunit; the encoded protein is MIAELGHYLLVLALAMALVQAVVPLIGAARGDAALMAAGRGAAMAQMLAIGAAFACLTVAFVTSDFSVLLVASNSHTAKPLLYKITGVWGNHEGSLLLWALILSLYGGAVALFGRNLPPTLRARVLSVQGMIAIGFLLFMLLTSNPFERLMPPPAEGRDLNPLLQDPGLAFHPPFLYLGYVGFSIAFAFAIAALIEGRVDAAWARWVRPWTLAAWVFLTIGIALGSWWAYYELGWGGWWFWDPVENASLMPWMAGTALLHSAIVVEKRDTLKSWTILLAILTFSLSLLGTFIVRSGVITSVHAFASDPTRGVFVLVFMCVVVGGGLALYAWRAPALKPGGLFAPVSRESGLVVNNLLLAALAATVLIGTLYPLFLDAFAGTKVTVGPPFFDATVVPLAVPLLIVAGMGPSLAWKRGDLGAVLQRLRFAMVAALLAAAAGFAIGGFGVDGALGALGMMLGVWLVAASLTDIVERVWSRRGGGGRGGAWRRARGLPRSAWGTAIAHCGVGILVLGITGASIWQSERTVTLAPGDRAEIGGRTLEFRGVSQQPGPNYRSTMADLRLISGGSTVDGAMIGGRVVGKLTPEIRFYPTQGTTTTEAAIRTNGVTDVYVALAGAEPVDGKWSFRLYHNPLTPWIWAGALVMAAGGMVSLSDRRLRVGAPRRARNPAPGTVPAE